The genomic DNA CCTCTCGCCCATCGGCACCAGCGGCGCCCAAGGGTCGGTAGCAGACGCCGCGAGGGCGAGGAGCCGAGCCGACTTGTCGACATCCATGACGGGCACCTCCCGCATGGCCTTCGAGGTGTCGCTCTTCAACGTCACGACGGCGATCACTGGGTCCTGCTCGGCCCGCGCGATGTCGCAGGCTCTGAGAGCGCGGATCTCGGAAGCCCTGGCGCCGGCACCGGTCGCCAGGTCAAGAACGAAGAACATCTTTCGCCGAAGTGCGGGGCTCGCCGTCCGCGCTTTCGCGTAGAGACGCCTGATGTTCTCGGAAGTGTCAGGCGCCAGTGCTTCCTTCGGACGCGGGAGCGTCAACCGCGGCTCAGGGAACGCGAGCGGATCGAGCAGGCGTCCGACCCGGTAGAGCCGCAGCCGGAGCGTGTTCAACCCACCGGCCGTGCGCCCTGCGCGTACCTGGCCGAGGTAGTGGTCGATGACTGACGGCCTGAGCGCTCGCTTCACGTCGAGGTGGCCGCCATGGTTGTCGGTGTCGAACTTCAACAGCCGGCACAACTCGCCCATCAGCGACCGGTCCTCCGTCGTGCTGATCATTGGGGTTTGCATGATCAACTCGGCAGCGGCTTCGATGACTGCCTTGCTGATCTTCATTCGCGGCCGGTAGTTGAGCAGAGAAGCAAGACGCGCAGACGGCTCGTGCCGTGCAGCGGAGTCAGCTTCCAGCTTGGGCCGGGGTGCGCGTCTGGTCGAGACGGTTGCCGTCACCGCGAGTGGCAACAGCGTCGTGGCACGGACGGCAGTAATCGGTCCAGCGTCGAGGGCCGGCTTCATGCTCTTGTGGCGGCCCATCAGAAAGCCACCTCGCCGGACTGGTCGGCGGGTCGACTTCCGGGCATGCCGGAGCAGGGGTAGTGTCGCAACTGTCGTTCTCCTTGGAGGCGACGCCGGTCGGCTAAACCGGCGAGCTAAAAGTGATGGATTGCTTGGCTGGGGACGCCTGTGGAGGGCGTCCCTCGCCGTTTCTGGAACCAGCAGATGTAACCTATAGGTGACATTTCCGCTTGGCTAGAGCTGTCAACGAGGGCCTCAGCGCGGAGCCAGCGACGAAGTAGCGCGGCTTCGACCTTCGTCCAAGTGGAGTCGGCGGACCGCGGGGCACCCTAGAGCCACACCACTGATCCTGGCTAGCCAGGAGCTCGCCCTTGCTTAAGCTCAGCGAAGCGTCGAACCCCACGTTGATCGCAGGCCGGTACTCGCCACTGCTTACGCGAGGCGAGGGCACGCTCTCAACGCCTGCTTCAGCACGGCTGCGCGCGCCCGCAAGAGCAGTAGACACCAAACCAACCACGACCTCTGCGCCTCCAACGCGGTACGACCTCATCGATCTAGACGTGACTCGGAGTTGTGCGCTTCCGCCCTTCCTGATCTAGATCTGACTTCTCACCTACAGCTGGGTCTTGGTCGGCAAACGCAGAGTATTGCGCTTGCGGCGGAAGTCGACGACGACACGCGCAGCGCTAAGGTTGCGCAAACGGTGTACAACCTGTTACGTCACACCCGACAAAGACAAATCGGAACCTGCCTGACCGTGTTGCACGCCAAGCCAAGAGCGCAGAAAGGGCCTTTCAGAACTGCCTATTCGATACGTGCAAACGCAACGTGCGACGGTGCTACACAAGAGGCAACGCTGTTGCGTGCAGGGCTCGCCTGTGGCTACCACAAGTAAGCGCAACGTCCCTCGGCGCAGAGGGTTCCAGGAGCGGCATGGGACTGCTGCAGGTTCGGTTGACATCTGACTTGTGGCGGCTGAGGGCCGCTGCGGAAGGATGTCGATCATGCCCGCACCCCATCCCAAGGAGTTCCGTGACGACGTGGTCGCGGTCGCCCGGCGCGGCGAGGCGCCGTTGTCGCAGGTTGCGAAGGACTTCGGGATCAGCGAGTCGTGCCTGCGTAACTGGCTCAAGTCCGCTGACGTCGAAGAGGGCGCCCGGCCCGGCACGACGCGGCAGGAGTCGGACGAGCTGCGCGAGCTGAAGCGCCGCAACCGGCTCCTCGAGCAGGAGAACGAGGTCCTGCGCCGAGCCGCGGCGTATCTGTCGCAGGCGAACCTGAAACTTGGCCAGTCCCCAAACTGACCTACCCGCTGGTCCTCGACCTGGCCGCGACCGGAGTTCGCGTCGCGGTGACCTGCCGGGTGCTCGGCTTCTCGCGTCAGGCCTTCTACGCCTGGCAGCACCAACCGGTCAGCGACCGCGACCTCGACGACGCCTACCTCACCGACGCCGCCTTGGCCGTGCACGGCGACGACCCGGAATTCGGCTACCGCTTCGTCGCCGACGAGCTGAGAGCTGCCGGCCATCAGGCGAGTGAGCGGCGGGTGTGGCGGCTGTGCTCGCAGGCGCAGATCTTCTCCGCCCACAGCCGCAAGCGCAGCAAAAACGGCAAGAGCGGCCGTCCAGGTCCGCCGGTCCATGACGATCGGGTGGAGCGCGTCTTCACCGCCGACGCGCCGAACGTGTTGTGGCTGACCGACATCACCGAGCACTGGACGGCCGAGGGCAAGCTCTACCTCTGCGCGAT from Microlunatus sagamiharensis includes the following:
- a CDS encoding site-specific integrase yields the protein MKISKAVIEAAAELIMQTPMISTTEDRSLMGELCRLLKFDTDNHGGHLDVKRALRPSVIDHYLGQVRAGRTAGGLNTLRLRLYRVGRLLDPLAFPEPRLTLPRPKEALAPDTSENIRRLYAKARTASPALRRKMFFVLDLATGAGARASEIRALRACDIARAEQDPVIAVVTLKSDTSKAMREVPVMDVDKSARLLALAASATDPWAPLVPMGERGGVHSVQTELRKRSPALSFSAVRLRHWWIVDLSNKNVPAAMVYQLADLNDSHTIATLRRYMNTYQPATALEILKAATK
- a CDS encoding IS3 family transposase (programmed frameshift); translated protein: MPAPHPKEFRDDVVAVARRGEAPLSQVAKDFGISESCLRNWLKSADVEEGARPGTTRQESDELRELKRRNRLLEQENEVLRRAAAYLAGEPETWPVPKLTYPLVLDLAATGVRVAVTCRVLGFSRQAFYAWQHQPVSDRDLDDAYLTDAALAVHGDDPEFGYRFVADELRAAGHQASERRVWRLCSQAQIFSAHSRKRSKNGKSGRPGPPVHDDRVERVFTADAPNVLWLTDITEHWTAEGKLYLCAIKDVCSNRIVGYSISDRMKAALAVDALNSAAARRGHDVVAGCVVHSDRGSQFRSRKFVAALHAHGLRGSMGRVASAGDNAAMESFFALLQKNVLNTRRWASRQQLRLAIVTWIERTYHRRRRQRRLGRLTPIEFETIYLAANAA